The Pseudanabaena sp. ABRG5-3 genome includes the window GTGGTTCTCTCTTTCCAGAATCCGATCAAATACGATAAGCCCGTTGGTGGTTTGCAGTTTTTTGAACCATTACCCGATGATGTCTTTTTCCGGGGTTCGGTGCGCGTAAAATTCCGTGATGATAGGGGCTTAGCACAAACTCGCTATGTACATCTGATGATGCGTCGTGGTGAGCGTGGCAAACCTTTGGTTACTTTAAAGATGCCACCAAGCGATCGCCGTGTTGTCCAGTTTGATTTTCTCTATCCTGCGGATGCCACACCTCCACAGGTTTTGACAGTAACGACTACACCTTAAAGTTGCGATCGTTTAGAATATTCTCAAACCTTTATAATTACCAAGTGGCACTTATTATAAATACCACTTGGTAAATCTATATAAAAAATACAATGAAAATAAATTGGCTATCAATAAAAGATTTTCGTGGATTTAGAGATTGCGGAATCACTTTTCCGAAGAACTCTAATATTGTTGTGTTTATCGGTATAAATGGAGCGGGGAAATCCGCAATTTTAGAAGCAATTAGTATTTTGTTAAATGTATTAGTTAAGGATATTTGTTCTCAAAAAAGAACTTCTCCTTTATCATATAAAGAACTTAGTTCAGACGACATAAATTTAAAAGCAAAAAGTTATCGGCTTGATATGATCTTTTCTAGTCAAGTTAAGAATCATCAGGTTTTTAGAAATAAGGATCTAGGAGATAAGTATAATATTACACTAGTCTATAAGCAGAATCGTATCGATGGAACTTATAGAGACTTTGTGAAAAATATTAAATCTTCTATTTTAGAATCTGAACTTGAATTATTAGATTTACCGATATTTATTTATTATTCGATTAATCGTAATGTTGTAGATAACACAAAAAATGGTAAGCCTAAACAGATAAACAAATATCAAGAACCTCAATATTTAGCATATGAAAATGCTTTTTCTAGCCATGTAAACTCATTTAATGAATTTGTACAATGGTTCAAGATGGAAGAAGACTTTGAGCATCAACTTCAAATAGACTATAAAGATTTTGATTATCGTAATAGAAGACTAGAAGTTATTAGATATGCTATTAACAAGTTTCTAAATGTATTTGATTTTGCAAAATTTTCTGATTTAAAAATAGAAAGAGAACGAACTATTAACTATCCTATTAGTCTTAGTCAAGAATCTATTATAAGTTCTCTGACTATTGATAAAGATGGGCAAAGATTTAAATTTTCACAACTTTCATCTGGCGAAAAAATGATGTTGTCTTTGGTTGTTGATGTTGCGCGGAGATTAGCGATCGCAAATCCAAGCCTAGATAACAAACTAGAAGGTGAAGGCATCGTATTAATTGATGAAATTGATCTACATTTGCATCCACAATGGCAACGTAAACTTCTACCCGCACTTACGCATACTTTCCCAAATATTCAATTTATTGTCACGACACATTCCCCACAGGTTTTAAGTCATTTGCCTAGAGAAAGTGTCTTTTTACTAGAAGATAATAAAATTAGTGATCGAGAAATTTATACAGAAGGTCGTGATAGCAACTCTATTTTACTCGACGCTTTTCATGTACCCGAAGTTGACAAGGAATATGAAGTGGAAATTAAAGAAATATATGACTTGATCAGTAACTATGATGCAGAAAATGCACAACAGAAACTAGAAAAGCTTAAAGAAAAGCGTGGAGAATATGACCGAGAAATAATGCGGATGCAATCATATATCGATATTTTATGAAATATATTAAAAAGAAAAAGGAGCCTAAATCATTAACTGATAAACGTAATACTGAAGGCTCTATCTACGAGTGTGCTCAACTTGATTGGCAAAAACAATTACTTAATGAACAGGGTTATCTTTGCGCTTACTGTATGAGACCTATTAGTTTAGAACGTAAAAATGAAAAGCCTTGTATGGAAATTGAGCATTACCTATCCAGATACTTATGTAAGCAAAGAAAGCTTGATTTAGGATTGAGGTGGCAAAATATGCTAGGTGTTTGCAATGGAATATCTGGCTCAGAATTTCATTGTGATAAGACCAAAGGGAATAAAGGTAAAGCTAATGGAAAAGTTGAACTTAATGTACTAAATCCTCTAAATGTTCAAACATCAGAAGAAATAGTTACCTATACGCCACTAGGACAAATAATACCAAACACACACAATACAGCTTTGAAAGAAAAAATAATTGAGGATTTAAATTGTATCCTTAATTTAAATAATGAAAATCTCAGGCTAGCTCGAAAAGATGCAATGGATAGAGCTAAAGAATTTCTAATAAAAAACAATCCAACTGGTACTTGGGGAGTTAAAGAAATTGACAAGGAAATTGTTAATTGGAAAAGTAAAACAAAAGACGGTAGATATAGAGCATATTGTCAAGCTGCTATTTGGTTTTTAGAATATCTCAAATCTAAGCCTATTCACAAATCATAAATTTATCATTTTCTGCAAGGCTCAAAATTAGGTAATATAGCCAAATAGGTTAGGGATATGAAGATAAAACCTTAATCATATTCCATTCAAAATAGTAGATACGTCTGGAGAGAAGATCCCTTGCGTCAGTTTAGTGTGCTTGGTCTGCCCGTGCATATTCATGAAAATTATCGTGATTGGCTTGCTCAAAGATTGCAAACCAATCAAGGTACGCATGTTGTCACCATCAACGCCGAAATGACAATGCAGGCGCGAAAAAATCCTGCTTTGGCAAACGTGATTAAGCAAGCTGAGTTAGTTGTGCCAGATGGTTCGGGGATTGTGCTTTATCTGCGATCGCAAGGTGAAAAGATCGATCGCTGTCCGGGCATTGAGCTATCGGAACAGATTGTGCAAATTGCGGCGGAGAAGCAATGGCGGATTTTTTTGATTGGGGGTGCGCCTAAGGTCGTCGATACCGTTGTCGATAGCTGGCGGCAGAAATGGGAAAATATTGCGATCGCAGGAATACATCACGGTTATTTTGACCCAGCGATCGAACAGCAGATTTGTGAACAGTTGCAAAGCTCTCAGCCCGACCTGATTCTTGTGGGTTTAGGAGTTCCGCGCCAAGAACTATGGATTCAGAAAAATCGTTATCTTTGCCCTGAATCGGTGTGGATTGGCGTGGGGGGCAGTTTCGATATTTGGTCTGGCATCAAAACTCGCGCCCCTGAATGGTTTAGCAATAATAATCTAGAGTGGCTTTACCGCCTCTATCAAGAACCTTGGCGTTGGCGGAGAATGCTCTCACTTCCTCATTTTGTCTGGTGTGTCACAAAAGAATCTTTATTCAAAAAGCAGTGATGATGTCTCGCACTCCGCTAGGGACATCATCACTGCTAACCTAGCTGAACTCTTCAGGATTTTGTTCATCATAAACTCTTAACAAAGTTACAAAATCGTAATGTTGATCCAATTGCAATTCTCGAAAATCTACCCATTAATCTCAAAATATCTATCAAACATCTATGACAGTTGAATTTCCTGCGTTTACACATACATTATTAGCTGCTAAGAAAGCTAAAGGTTTAAGCTTTACTGATCTGGAAAAGTTGTTGGGACATGATGAAGTATGGATTGCTTCACTGTTTTATGGTCAAAATAGTACTTCTGTTGAAGAAGCCAAAAAGATTGCAGATATACTGGGGCTAGGGGAAGATATCGTTGCGGCGTTGAGTTCTTATCCTAGTAAGGGTTTAGGCTCTGTGGTTCCCACCGATCCATTGATCTACCGCTTTTACGAAATTATGCAGGTGTATGGATATCCAATGAAAGAGATTATCCATGAAAAATTTGGTGATGGAATTATGAGTGCGATTGATTTCACTCTTGACATTGAGAAAGTGGAAGATCCTAAAGGCGATCGCGTCAAGGTAACGATGAATGGTAAATTTTTACCTTACAAAAAATGGTAAAAATGCAATGAATCACCCCGCCGCAAGCGGACGGGGTATCAAATTCTTTTTTACTAGAATGTACTAACACCGCAGAGCGGTGGGGTATTTACCCTCCTAGTTAAATGAATCACCCCGCCGCAAGCGGACGGGGTATCAAATTCTTTTTTACTAGAATGTACTAACACCGCAGAGCGGTGGGGTATTTACCCTCCTAGTTAAATAAAAAAGGCGTGCAAAGCACGCCTTTTTTATTGCATCAATTCAATTGGTAATCCATCGGGATCGGCGATAAAGGCAACTAGATAAGTGCGATCGCCAATAGTTTGTTCTCTAGGTGGTAAAAGCAATTTGACTTTACCTAATCTATTTACTAGATCTTGCAAAAAGGATTCTAGATCTTCTACATGAAATGATAAATGGTAATAGCCCACGTAATGCTCGTCACCAAAGGGATTCTGGATATT containing:
- the cynS gene encoding cyanase, producing MTVEFPAFTHTLLAAKKAKGLSFTDLEKLLGHDEVWIASLFYGQNSTSVEEAKKIADILGLGEDIVAALSSYPSKGLGSVVPTDPLIYRFYEIMQVYGYPMKEIIHEKFGDGIMSAIDFTLDIEKVEDPKGDRVKVTMNGKFLPYKKW
- a CDS encoding VOC family protein; translation: MKYHHTSIKTADIFQAIAFYEALGFEVIERFTAGITLACWMRGAGTHLELMQVPEPKNIQNPFGDEHYVGYYHLSFHVEDLESFLQDLVNRLGKVKLLLPPREQTIGDRTYLVAFIADPDGLPIELMQ
- a CDS encoding AAA family ATPase; its protein translation is MKINWLSIKDFRGFRDCGITFPKNSNIVVFIGINGAGKSAILEAISILLNVLVKDICSQKRTSPLSYKELSSDDINLKAKSYRLDMIFSSQVKNHQVFRNKDLGDKYNITLVYKQNRIDGTYRDFVKNIKSSILESELELLDLPIFIYYSINRNVVDNTKNGKPKQINKYQEPQYLAYENAFSSHVNSFNEFVQWFKMEEDFEHQLQIDYKDFDYRNRRLEVIRYAINKFLNVFDFAKFSDLKIERERTINYPISLSQESIISSLTIDKDGQRFKFSQLSSGEKMMLSLVVDVARRLAIANPSLDNKLEGEGIVLIDEIDLHLHPQWQRKLLPALTHTFPNIQFIVTTHSPQVLSHLPRESVFLLEDNKISDREIYTEGRDSNSILLDAFHVPEVDKEYEVEIKEIYDLISNYDAENAQQKLEKLKEKRGEYDREIMRMQSYIDIL
- a CDS encoding WecB/TagA/CpsF family glycosyltransferase gives rise to the protein MRQFSVLGLPVHIHENYRDWLAQRLQTNQGTHVVTINAEMTMQARKNPALANVIKQAELVVPDGSGIVLYLRSQGEKIDRCPGIELSEQIVQIAAEKQWRIFLIGGAPKVVDTVVDSWRQKWENIAIAGIHHGYFDPAIEQQICEQLQSSQPDLILVGLGVPRQELWIQKNRYLCPESVWIGVGGSFDIWSGIKTRAPEWFSNNNLEWLYRLYQEPWRWRRMLSLPHFVWCVTKESLFKKQ